A genomic segment from Thermodesulfobacteriota bacterium encodes:
- a CDS encoding molybdenum cofactor guanylyltransferase has product MTPIPVRRLGHPDHIPFAAILAGGRATRMGRDKAALELEGFPLIEWVLDRVRQAAETVFAVGGPPRLDHCGTPTVADRFPGANAMGGVATALAYAAERLGAEAWVLCVACDTPFLEPGLLLELFARRAGADAVVPRTAAGYEPLCALYRASCLPVFQKAIAAGNLCILDVFPAVHTREVPETELRRTDPDLRSFLNLNRPDDLAVALRLAQACAPPHWPRLPQTGG; this is encoded by the coding sequence GTGACACCGATCCCCGTGCGCCGCTTGGGCCATCCCGACCACATCCCGTTTGCCGCCATCCTCGCGGGAGGCCGGGCCACCCGCATGGGGCGCGACAAGGCCGCTCTGGAGCTCGAAGGCTTCCCGCTCATCGAGTGGGTTCTCGACCGGGTGCGCCAGGCAGCCGAGACCGTGTTCGCCGTGGGCGGGCCGCCGCGCCTGGACCACTGCGGCACCCCAACGGTTGCCGACCGCTTCCCCGGAGCCAACGCCATGGGCGGCGTGGCCACCGCCCTCGCGTACGCGGCGGAGCGGCTGGGGGCCGAGGCCTGGGTCCTGTGCGTGGCCTGCGACACGCCCTTCCTGGAACCCGGGCTGCTCTTGGAGCTCTTCGCCCGGCGCGCCGGTGCCGATGCCGTCGTCCCGCGGACTGCCGCAGGGTACGAACCCCTCTGCGCCCTCTATCGCGCGAGCTGCCTGCCCGTCTTCCAGAAGGCAATCGCCGCGGGAAACCTCTGCATCCTGGACGTCTTCCCGGCGGTGCACACCCGCGAGGTCCCCGAGACCGAGCTCCGGCGGACAGACCCCGACCTGCGCTCCTTCCTCAACCTCAACCGCCCCGACGACCTCGCCGTCGCACTGCGGCTGGCGCAAGCCTGCGCCCCGCCGCATTGGCCGCGGCTCCCTCAAACCGGGGGCTGA